The following proteins come from a genomic window of Eisenibacter elegans DSM 3317:
- a CDS encoding DUF4876 domain-containing protein, producing MNINRVLSIGLFGSLVLLLGFGLDACRQREEVQPVQVTVQLQYPSEFSEQAGEGIAVRMENTANGTVYEATSTGSGSAVFAAVLPGTYNISATISLDAAQAQRITGVFNKPVTLNAAQNDAMVNLGQTSFTLTLRGAPSGGLVIKEVYYTGSRTPSGGNYFSDQFVEIYNNSDEVIFLDGLYIADVWGVSGQINPSSQPTDFQNDPNNVYVNSVWQIPGSGQEHPLEPGKSIIIAQDGINHRTDPNGNPNSPVDLSNADWETYNERPDNRDIDSPTVPNLTRVYFTGGFDWLLTVFGPGVIIFRVDNFANLEQVTIPSSPSLQPRIKVPNSAVIDAFEALQNAESSSFKRIPVALDAGFTFATGTYTSESVRRKTATTVGDRRVLQDFNNSTQDFQLLSTPTPRRFD from the coding sequence ATGAATATAAACAGAGTATTATCTATTGGGCTCTTTGGGAGCTTGGTACTTTTATTGGGCTTTGGCTTAGATGCCTGCCGACAGCGTGAAGAGGTACAGCCCGTACAAGTAACAGTACAGTTGCAATACCCTAGTGAGTTTTCGGAGCAGGCCGGAGAGGGAATTGCGGTGCGGATGGAAAATACCGCCAACGGAACAGTGTATGAAGCGACCTCTACAGGAAGTGGCAGTGCGGTGTTTGCAGCAGTATTGCCGGGTACGTACAATATCAGCGCCACAATTAGCTTAGATGCGGCACAAGCACAACGCATTACAGGGGTGTTTAACAAGCCTGTTACGCTCAATGCCGCTCAAAATGATGCAATGGTCAACCTAGGGCAAACTAGTTTTACCCTTACTTTGCGAGGTGCTCCTTCCGGTGGGTTAGTGATTAAAGAAGTGTATTATACCGGCTCACGTACCCCCTCAGGCGGTAATTATTTTTCAGACCAATTTGTAGAGATTTATAACAACAGCGACGAAGTCATTTTCTTGGACGGCCTATACATTGCAGATGTGTGGGGAGTATCGGGGCAGATTAACCCTAGCTCACAGCCGACTGATTTTCAGAATGACCCCAATAATGTATATGTCAATAGCGTATGGCAGATTCCGGGCAGTGGGCAAGAGCACCCGCTGGAGCCGGGCAAAAGCATCATCATTGCCCAAGATGGCATCAACCACCGCACAGACCCCAACGGCAACCCCAACAGCCCTGTGGATCTTTCTAATGCCGATTGGGAAACCTACAACGAGCGCCCCGACAACCGCGATATCGACTCGCCTACGGTACCTAACCTCACAAGGGTGTACTTTACGGGAGGATTTGACTGGTTATTGACTGTTTTCGGCCCTGGAGTGATTATTTTCCGTGTGGACAATTTTGCCAACCTAGAGCAAGTAACTATCCCGAGTTCGCCAAGTTTGCAACCACGCATCAAAGTACCCAACAGCGCGGTGATTGATGCCTTTGAGGCTTTGCAAAATGCCGAAAGCAGTAGTTTCAAGCGTATTCCTGTTGCGCTGGATGCCGGGTTTACCTTTGCAACAGGAACATACACCTCGGAGAGTGTGCGCCGCAAAACAGCTACTACCGTGGGCGACCGCCGTGTGTTGCAAGACTTTAACAACAGCACCCAAGATTTTCAGCTGCTCAGTACACCGACACCACGCCGATTTGATTAG
- a CDS encoding histidine phosphatase family protein — MTNIYLLRHGQASFLSDNYDQLSPLGEQQSEALGKYFAQKNIQPGAVWCGELVRHRQTLDAFVKGFGAALPEAQFDAVFNEHQGTEVYKAYKEELLQAEPELQARLQSHGKHDPEVRKGFLRLFFKSIHAWSQGELVAEGFEQFSQFASRVHKANKLLQEQAQLHQDILVFTSGGTVSMFIGLMLELKPSQVIDLNWQTRNTGITELAYGNKRFFLRGFNQVPHLPDEWISYV; from the coding sequence ATGACCAATATCTATTTGTTACGCCACGGTCAGGCTTCGTTCCTGAGCGACAATTACGACCAGCTCTCGCCCTTGGGCGAGCAGCAGTCGGAGGCTTTGGGGAAATATTTTGCCCAAAAAAATATCCAGCCCGGCGCTGTCTGGTGTGGGGAGTTGGTGCGTCATCGCCAAACACTCGATGCCTTTGTGAAAGGCTTTGGGGCAGCATTGCCCGAGGCGCAGTTTGATGCGGTGTTCAATGAGCACCAAGGCACCGAAGTTTACAAGGCCTATAAAGAAGAACTGCTACAAGCCGAGCCTGAGCTACAAGCCCGCCTACAAAGCCACGGTAAACACGACCCCGAAGTGCGCAAAGGCTTCCTGAGATTGTTTTTCAAGTCTATCCACGCTTGGTCGCAAGGCGAGCTAGTGGCCGAAGGCTTCGAACAGTTTAGTCAGTTTGCCAGCCGTGTACACAAGGCCAACAAACTACTACAAGAGCAGGCCCAACTACATCAGGATATTCTGGTGTTTACCTCTGGCGGCACGGTGTCGATGTTTATCGGCCTGATGCTGGAGCTGAAACCCAGCCAAGTGATAGACCTCAACTGGCAGACACGCAACACCGGTATCACTGAGCTGGCCTATGGCAACAAACGCTTTTTCTTGAGAGGATTCAACCAAGTGCCCCACTTGCCCGACGAGTGGATTAGCTATGTCTGA
- a CDS encoding DUF6850 family outer membrane beta-barrel protein, producing MWTASVGLWLWAVSAGAQVPDSSYWYREPWERVLVGQSLLPQAAFLADDSLPGYSRIGLRYVQDQGTWRRIQAPEESTVAGLEVAGLRQQGRLTLQGGFVYAWQQDQGQQWANVANPFSGNPFIWSDPFEGRWRRHSIHTTVLAALPLGERWRVGLALDYGIGQGARNTDPRPFYRYRHLELLPSVAWRNATGSWRAGLTVGLRDEVEENQMGFFSNNPVLLFKLKGLGAFERTPALQADRRLAGTQTVARVHLIHQKNKQHWQLAGSWVAGAVEAQEGISAPNPGGLWYRQQWQVQAAYQLQKTQLWTLQVHTHQVLNEGEDPVFRAVSFISEQARYGAQISWQTHRRSNPWQLAYRSHWTEHFAQDLSLQSQQTLQLWYQELGYMGQQQVLKQHLLWWELGLWHQQPLMGQWLGGQTNELSNNLYRPDFEVMNQAVSGLHSSLAFDYRRGQGQIWRVRLAYHYAQAQRTDRQQVQGSLLFFY from the coding sequence GTGTGGACGGCAAGTGTAGGACTTTGGCTCTGGGCTGTATCCGCAGGTGCACAAGTGCCCGATAGCAGCTATTGGTATCGCGAGCCTTGGGAACGGGTATTGGTGGGGCAAAGTTTACTGCCACAGGCGGCCTTCTTGGCCGATGACTCACTACCCGGCTACAGCCGCATCGGACTGCGGTATGTCCAAGACCAAGGTACTTGGCGGCGGATACAAGCCCCTGAAGAAAGCACGGTGGCAGGGTTGGAAGTAGCGGGCTTACGCCAACAAGGGCGGCTGACCTTGCAGGGCGGCTTTGTGTATGCTTGGCAGCAAGACCAAGGGCAGCAGTGGGCCAATGTAGCCAACCCGTTTTCGGGCAATCCCTTTATTTGGTCTGACCCCTTCGAGGGGCGCTGGCGGAGGCATAGCATCCACACAACGGTGCTGGCGGCCTTGCCCTTGGGTGAGCGCTGGAGGGTGGGCTTAGCCTTGGACTATGGCATAGGCCAAGGAGCACGCAACACAGACCCAAGACCTTTTTATCGTTACCGACATTTGGAGCTGCTGCCCTCGGTGGCTTGGCGAAATGCCACAGGGAGTTGGCGTGCCGGGCTGACAGTAGGCCTGCGCGATGAGGTAGAAGAGAACCAAATGGGCTTTTTTTCTAACAACCCTGTGTTGCTCTTTAAACTCAAAGGTTTGGGAGCATTTGAGCGCACCCCCGCATTACAGGCCGACCGACGTTTGGCTGGAACACAAACCGTGGCGCGTGTCCACCTCATTCACCAAAAAAATAAGCAACACTGGCAACTGGCAGGCTCTTGGGTGGCTGGAGCCGTGGAGGCGCAAGAGGGCATCAGTGCGCCCAACCCGGGTGGACTGTGGTACAGGCAGCAATGGCAAGTGCAAGCGGCCTATCAACTCCAGAAAACACAGCTCTGGACGCTGCAAGTGCATACACACCAAGTGCTGAACGAAGGCGAAGACCCGGTGTTCAGAGCGGTAAGTTTTATATCTGAACAAGCCCGCTACGGCGCACAAATCAGCTGGCAAACCCATCGGCGGAGCAACCCTTGGCAACTGGCCTACCGCAGCCATTGGACGGAGCACTTTGCCCAAGACTTGAGCCTGCAAAGCCAACAGACCCTCCAACTTTGGTATCAGGAGTTGGGCTATATGGGGCAGCAGCAGGTACTCAAACAACATTTGCTCTGGTGGGAGCTAGGGCTTTGGCATCAGCAGCCCCTGATGGGGCAGTGGTTGGGTGGGCAGACCAATGAGTTGAGTAATAACTTATATCGCCCTGATTTTGAGGTGATGAATCAGGCTGTTAGTGGATTACACAGCAGCTTGGCCTTTGACTATCGCCGTGGGCAAGGCCAAATTTGGCGTGTGCGTTTGGCTTATCATTATGCCCAAGCACAAAGAACCGACCGCCAACAAGTACAAGGAAGTTTGCTATTTTTTTATTGA
- a CDS encoding chorismate-binding protein yields the protein MTHSTLSSTHTHLAPQRLLETTWALQWPTAVWRLPRERTIHWLADTQAQPLIGKLDLEESPAGFAVAPFINPEGGQTRLLRADLYGQWPQGTSPDLAQLQAAEGAWPALEQLKQGCIAHTPAHYPVPPNSSQPIAASQTQYEAAVAAAITSIKEGVFQKVVLSRTKRSALPSNFELYTLFMVLCEAYPQAFVYTFSIPGEGTWIGATPETLIQVEAGKTFRTVALAGTQSHLPERPLSQAPWTQKEIAEQALVSRYIINCFKKIRLREFEEQGPRTVVAGHLIHLQTDFVVDMEATNFPQLGTVMLDLLHPTSAICGMPQPPAQAFLLAQEGYQRGFYSGYLGPVNIADASRLFVNLRCIQLTAQEAIAYAGAGVTEDSDPRKEWLETEMKCQTVLRHLAKSEK from the coding sequence ATGACGCATTCAACCCTCTCTTCTACCCATACCCATCTAGCGCCACAGCGCTTATTAGAAACCACTTGGGCTTTGCAATGGCCTACGGCAGTCTGGCGTTTGCCACGTGAGCGCACTATCCACTGGCTTGCAGATACACAAGCGCAGCCCTTGATAGGCAAGCTCGACCTTGAGGAATCCCCAGCAGGATTTGCGGTAGCGCCTTTTATCAATCCAGAAGGCGGTCAGACACGCCTGCTTCGTGCGGATTTGTATGGACAATGGCCTCAGGGAACATCGCCCGATCTCGCGCAACTGCAAGCTGCTGAGGGCGCTTGGCCTGCGCTAGAACAGCTCAAACAAGGCTGTATAGCCCACACTCCCGCACACTACCCAGTGCCTCCCAACAGCAGCCAACCCATAGCGGCTTCTCAAACACAATATGAGGCAGCAGTGGCGGCGGCCATTACGTCTATCAAGGAAGGAGTATTTCAGAAAGTAGTGCTTTCGCGCACCAAACGCAGCGCTTTGCCCTCAAATTTTGAGCTTTATACCCTTTTTATGGTTCTGTGCGAAGCATATCCGCAGGCATTCGTCTATACCTTCTCGATACCCGGAGAGGGTACGTGGATAGGCGCTACACCCGAAACGCTCATCCAAGTAGAAGCAGGTAAGACCTTCCGTACGGTAGCCCTCGCCGGCACACAATCCCACCTGCCCGAAAGACCACTGAGCCAAGCCCCTTGGACACAAAAGGAAATCGCCGAACAAGCCCTCGTAAGCCGTTATATCATCAACTGCTTCAAGAAAATACGCCTGCGCGAATTTGAAGAACAAGGGCCGCGTACGGTAGTCGCAGGGCACTTGATCCACCTACAGACGGACTTTGTGGTGGATATGGAAGCCACCAACTTCCCCCAATTGGGTACGGTAATGCTCGACCTGCTCCATCCCACCTCTGCTATTTGTGGAATGCCTCAGCCTCCGGCACAAGCTTTTTTGTTGGCACAAGAAGGCTACCAACGAGGCTTTTATAGTGGCTATCTGGGGCCGGTCAATATTGCAGATGCCAGCCGGCTTTTTGTCAACTTAAGGTGCATACAGCTTACGGCTCAAGAGGCTATTGCGTATGCGGGCGCAGGCGTTACTGAAGACTCGGACCCGCGCAAGGAATGGCTCGAAACAGAGATGAAATGCCAAACAGTTTTGCGCCATTTGGCCAAGTCGGAAAAATAA
- a CDS encoding hotdog fold thioesterase translates to MILNYKDIDLQALNSSGRGAMAEHIGIEFTEIGEDYVCGKMPVDHRTKQPYGILHGGASVVLAETLGSVGAALSVDMNKYQCVGLDINSNHIRSVYEGYVYGKAQALHIGKTTQVWQIEIRNEADKLVNVSRLTMAVIEKGSR, encoded by the coding sequence ATGATTCTGAACTATAAAGATATTGACCTCCAAGCCCTCAACAGCAGCGGGCGAGGCGCTATGGCCGAGCATATCGGCATTGAGTTTACAGAAATTGGCGAAGACTATGTCTGTGGTAAAATGCCTGTAGACCACCGAACCAAACAGCCCTATGGGATTTTACACGGAGGCGCTTCGGTGGTATTGGCCGAGACGCTGGGGAGCGTAGGTGCTGCCCTGAGTGTAGATATGAACAAGTACCAATGTGTGGGCTTGGACATCAACTCCAATCATATTCGCTCGGTGTACGAAGGATATGTGTATGGCAAAGCACAAGCCCTGCACATTGGCAAAACGACCCAAGTATGGCAGATTGAAATTCGCAATGAAGCCGATAAGCTGGTCAATGTCAGTAGGCTGACAATGGCCGTTATCGAAAAAGGAAGCCGATAA
- a CDS encoding DUF697 domain-containing protein: MANLSAKADAIIDNHILWSMAAGALPVPLLDMAAITAIQLNMLRELSALYGREYSETFGRNIIGSLTGATLAKVGASLLKTIPGIGSLLGGMPMVVLSGASTYAMGQVFKKQLQVEDIQNTFSMDTAKKVYNEAFETGKDYVKQLRKQVGWDKDEARASQSQANEAQKAFYEKMELLADLHKRGILSDEEYQQKKATLLAQL; this comes from the coding sequence ATGGCTAATCTATCTGCCAAGGCTGATGCCATCATCGACAACCACATCCTCTGGTCTATGGCCGCCGGCGCACTCCCTGTGCCCCTGCTTGATATGGCTGCTATCACTGCTATCCAACTCAATATGTTACGAGAGCTGAGCGCACTCTATGGTCGGGAATATTCTGAAACCTTTGGCCGCAATATTATCGGATCACTTACCGGCGCGACCTTGGCCAAGGTGGGCGCTTCGCTGCTCAAAACCATTCCGGGCATTGGCTCACTCCTAGGGGGGATGCCGATGGTGGTGCTTTCCGGGGCATCGACTTATGCGATGGGACAAGTATTTAAAAAACAACTCCAAGTCGAAGATATTCAGAACACCTTCAGTATGGATACTGCCAAGAAGGTATACAACGAAGCTTTTGAGACTGGTAAAGATTATGTCAAACAACTCCGTAAGCAGGTAGGTTGGGACAAAGATGAAGCCCGTGCAAGCCAAAGCCAGGCCAACGAAGCGCAAAAAGCTTTTTATGAAAAAATGGAGCTATTGGCTGATTTGCACAAACGCGGAATCCTCTCGGATGAGGAATACCAACAGAAAAAGGCAACCCTGCTGGCTCAACTCTAA
- a CDS encoding phosphotransferase family protein, with amino-acid sequence MSLSSDESKPIRSGEELNIDALEAFLNEALQTDGAQKLVVEQFPSGFSNLTYLIKLGAQELVLRRPPFGYEKIAKGHDMGREYKVLHSLQPHYPKAPRPLVYTENTEVIGAPFYVMERVKGIILRARQDTGFDQATNQRFYQNFIDNLADLHNLDLNATGLADLGKTEGYLQRQVEGWIKRYKNAQTDDIPEMEEALAWFPQNIPQTSYNALIHNDYKFDNIVLDPTDPTQIKAVLDWEMTTVGDALSDLATALAYIPEEGDPAASLVNFSIKIRPGALNREELLALYQERTQREAHDMVFYYAFAIFKLGVIIQQIYFRYKKGFTQDQRFAPLIFMVKDCGKMSSLAIRSGRIRNF; translated from the coding sequence ATGAGTCTATCTAGTGATGAATCGAAACCCATCCGCAGCGGCGAAGAGCTGAACATTGACGCTTTGGAAGCTTTTTTGAATGAAGCGCTCCAAACCGATGGCGCTCAAAAGCTGGTGGTGGAGCAGTTTCCAAGTGGTTTTTCCAATCTGACCTACCTCATCAAGCTCGGAGCGCAGGAGTTGGTCTTGCGCCGCCCGCCTTTTGGTTATGAAAAAATTGCCAAAGGCCACGATATGGGGCGCGAGTACAAGGTCTTGCACAGCCTACAGCCGCATTACCCCAAAGCCCCCCGTCCACTGGTATACACAGAAAATACCGAGGTTATTGGGGCACCTTTTTATGTGATGGAGCGCGTAAAGGGTATTATCCTGCGGGCGCGTCAGGATACGGGCTTTGACCAAGCAACAAACCAACGTTTTTATCAAAACTTCATCGATAACCTGGCTGACCTACACAACCTCGATCTAAACGCCACCGGCCTAGCCGATTTGGGCAAGACCGAAGGCTATCTGCAACGCCAAGTCGAAGGTTGGATTAAGCGCTACAAAAATGCCCAAACCGACGACATTCCCGAAATGGAAGAGGCGCTGGCTTGGTTTCCACAAAATATTCCACAAACAAGCTACAACGCCCTCATTCATAACGACTATAAGTTTGACAATATCGTGCTCGACCCCACCGACCCGACCCAAATCAAGGCCGTGCTCGACTGGGAGATGACCACTGTTGGCGATGCGCTCAGCGACCTAGCCACTGCCCTGGCCTACATCCCCGAAGAGGGAGATCCTGCGGCTTCGCTCGTTAATTTTTCTATCAAAATACGCCCCGGTGCGCTCAACCGGGAGGAGTTGTTGGCGCTTTACCAAGAGCGCACCCAGCGTGAGGCTCACGATATGGTCTTTTATTATGCCTTTGCCATCTTTAAGCTAGGGGTGATTATCCAGCAGATATACTTCCGCTACAAAAAAGGATTCACTCAAGACCAGCGCTTTGCGCCGCTAATTTTTATGGTAAAAGACTGTGGCAAGATGTCCTCACTCGCCATTCGCAGCGGCAGAATACGTAACTTTTAA
- a CDS encoding TonB-dependent receptor — protein MWRMIALGGLPLLFFISLSFCQLLAAQNTVQFRGQVQAQGTKQPVSEVMVQLVETNQWSISDETGHFQFERLQPGAYTLVFRRVGWLTLQENFTLTQANATGAVFILQESSLALQEVTVTARETKLQSSSLIEQQAIRHVQPVSLADVLQLVPGQLAVNPDLSNPQQILLRQAPIGAAGNRANALGTAVLLDGIPQSNNANLQLDNTILNSAPGSLPPFSSTANRGVDLRQIPADQIISVEVIRGVPSARYGDLTAGAVLVNTRAGVFAPTLTTRINPNLVQAGAGVGFKTSTHSTLSIDADVVSSQDDPRDFNNAFSRLNTQLTWSHNWQQNSPLRSTFRLGLYQGLDQSRQDPDAQNPLRSRQSNDRGIRFSMHHQYQPGWQWLNSLNLDAGLTYARQKGYFQDLIVRDIFPVSNALRDTTMAVGFGQSEYINQTTVDGRPLNLYGRLELNTRWTTGNLTHQLIAGAEARLDANNGLGRQFDPRTPPRQNYSVGDRPRSFRDIPTMYQLAPYLENKTHWTALGRDWILQAGLRYDYLWLDDASQEARQVLSPRLNMGVELLPGQWLRAGYGHTAKMPTLSVLYPNPTFYDLVNFNYYALDPAERLAVVTTRKITPDTRQITPYIARKWEIGADLLDSRLHITYFEERTTGAYQTIRSLQRFEVARLAAIEFPQGMPPILAEEPVETVLFWAAYDNPQNTLSLFSRGIEFSFDQPIRRWGTTLNLNGAWIRSSTQQEAPFLDANRAIFASQTQFLIPIYPAGEGQETQRFNTSLRIIQHIPSLKFVVSALVQTIWIEANRLRDFSPYPEALLNLEGGLEQLSMEERRSAALQNLWRGLNPVQLEWQNRPPLWLFNLRLTKELSEGLGFSFYVNNVWASRPLFVSNLSNTPQVRNQPNLFFGAELFIKI, from the coding sequence ATGTGGCGAATGATAGCCCTCGGCGGGCTTCCTCTATTATTTTTTATCAGTTTATCTTTTTGTCAGCTTTTAGCAGCGCAAAACACAGTACAGTTTCGAGGACAGGTACAGGCACAAGGTACTAAACAACCTGTGTCGGAGGTGATGGTACAGCTGGTCGAAACCAACCAATGGAGCATCAGCGATGAAACTGGCCATTTTCAGTTTGAGCGATTACAGCCGGGGGCTTATACCTTGGTATTTCGCCGTGTAGGTTGGCTAACACTACAAGAAAATTTTACTCTAACACAAGCCAATGCCACCGGAGCTGTGTTTATACTGCAAGAGAGCAGTCTGGCACTTCAAGAAGTAACCGTAACTGCTCGTGAGACCAAATTACAGTCTAGCTCCTTGATAGAGCAGCAGGCCATTCGCCACGTACAGCCCGTATCCTTGGCCGATGTGTTGCAGTTAGTACCCGGGCAGTTGGCCGTAAACCCTGACTTGAGCAACCCTCAACAAATTCTGCTAAGACAAGCCCCCATTGGGGCGGCGGGCAATCGTGCCAATGCTTTAGGCACGGCAGTTTTGTTAGATGGTATCCCACAATCCAACAATGCTAACCTACAGCTCGACAATACCATCCTCAACTCCGCTCCGGGCAGCCTGCCGCCTTTTTCGTCTACTGCCAATCGGGGCGTAGATTTACGTCAAATCCCTGCCGACCAAATCATTTCGGTAGAGGTCATTAGGGGCGTGCCTTCTGCTCGCTATGGCGACCTGACCGCCGGGGCGGTATTAGTCAATACCCGCGCCGGAGTGTTTGCACCTACCCTTACTACTCGCATTAATCCCAATCTCGTTCAGGCTGGTGCAGGCGTGGGGTTCAAAACCTCGACCCACAGTACACTGAGTATTGATGCGGACGTAGTCAGCTCGCAAGATGACCCTCGCGATTTCAACAATGCCTTTAGCCGTCTCAATACCCAACTCACTTGGTCGCACAACTGGCAACAAAACAGCCCGCTGCGCAGCACTTTCCGCCTTGGACTCTACCAAGGACTCGACCAATCGCGGCAAGACCCCGACGCGCAAAACCCGTTGCGCTCGCGCCAAAGCAATGACCGAGGCATCCGTTTTAGTATGCACCATCAATACCAGCCTGGTTGGCAGTGGCTCAACAGCCTCAACCTTGACGCAGGGCTGACCTACGCAAGGCAGAAGGGCTATTTTCAGGACTTGATTGTGCGGGACATTTTTCCGGTAAGCAATGCCCTTCGCGATACCACGATGGCCGTAGGCTTTGGCCAAAGCGAATACATCAACCAAACTACGGTTGATGGCCGCCCGCTCAACCTCTATGGGCGGCTGGAACTCAATACGCGCTGGACTACCGGCAACCTGACACACCAACTCATCGCAGGAGCCGAAGCCCGACTTGATGCCAACAATGGCCTCGGTCGGCAGTTTGACCCCCGCACCCCACCCCGACAAAACTACAGCGTAGGCGACCGACCGCGTAGTTTTAGAGATATTCCCACGATGTACCAATTGGCGCCGTACCTCGAAAACAAAACCCATTGGACGGCTCTAGGCCGCGATTGGATTTTGCAGGCCGGGCTGCGCTATGACTATCTTTGGCTTGATGATGCCTCCCAAGAGGCGCGTCAGGTGCTTAGCCCGCGCCTCAATATGGGAGTGGAGCTGCTACCCGGCCAATGGCTGCGGGCGGGGTATGGGCATACGGCCAAGATGCCGACCCTTTCGGTATTGTATCCCAACCCTACTTTTTATGACTTGGTCAACTTTAACTACTACGCCCTCGACCCCGCCGAGCGCCTCGCCGTCGTAACGACCCGTAAAATCACTCCTGATACGCGCCAAATTACGCCCTATATTGCCCGCAAGTGGGAGATTGGCGCTGATTTGCTCGACTCAAGGCTGCATATCACCTACTTCGAGGAGCGCACCACCGGTGCTTATCAGACGATTCGCTCCTTGCAGCGCTTTGAGGTAGCACGCTTGGCTGCGATAGAGTTCCCTCAGGGAATGCCGCCCATCTTGGCCGAAGAACCCGTCGAAACGGTGTTGTTTTGGGCTGCTTATGACAATCCCCAAAATACCTTGAGCCTTTTTAGCCGTGGGATAGAGTTTTCTTTCGACCAGCCCATCCGCCGATGGGGTACGACCCTCAACCTTAATGGGGCTTGGATTCGCTCCTCGACCCAACAAGAGGCGCCATTCTTAGATGCCAACCGCGCCATTTTTGCAAGCCAAACACAGTTTTTGATTCCGATATATCCTGCCGGTGAAGGGCAAGAGACGCAGCGCTTTAACACTTCCTTGCGCATTATCCAACACATCCCCTCGCTCAAGTTTGTGGTCTCGGCCTTGGTACAAACCATCTGGATAGAGGCTAACCGCTTGCGCGATTTCTCTCCTTACCCAGAGGCGTTACTCAATTTAGAAGGAGGACTTGAGCAGCTCTCGATGGAGGAGCGTCGCTCAGCGGCGCTCCAAAACCTATGGCGTGGCCTCAATCCGGTGCAGCTGGAGTGGCAAAACCGTCCCCCGCTGTGGCTGTTCAACCTACGCCTGACCAAGGAGCTTTCAGAGGGCTTGGGTTTTTCTTTTTATGTCAATAATGTTTGGGCTTCGAGGCCGCTGTTTGTAAGCAATTTGAGCAATACACCGCAGGTACGCAATCAACCCAATCTATTTTTTGGAGCAGAGTTATTTATCAAAATTTAA